One window of the Rhizobiaceae bacterium genome contains the following:
- a CDS encoding PPOX class F420-dependent oxidoreductase: MSLPENWKTILKQPVLVHFTTVMADGSPQTSPVWVDVEGDDILINSAVGRVKDKNVRRDPRVAVSAVDPDNAYRALMVRGRVIDITTEGAEAQIDALAKKYIGQDTYPWRRPGEVRVTYRIRPEKIGTMG, translated from the coding sequence ATGTCGCTGCCGGAAAACTGGAAAACCATCCTCAAACAGCCGGTGCTCGTGCACTTCACCACGGTCATGGCCGACGGCAGCCCACAGACGAGCCCGGTGTGGGTCGACGTCGAAGGCGACGATATCCTCATCAATTCGGCTGTCGGGCGGGTGAAGGATAAGAATGTCCGCCGCGATCCGCGCGTGGCGGTTTCGGCCGTCGATCCCGACAACGCCTATCGCGCGCTTATGGTGCGCGGGCGTGTCATCGACATCACCACCGAGGGCGCCGAAGCGCAGATCGACGCTCTGGCCAAAAAATACATCGGGCAGGACACGTATCCTTGGCGGAGGCCCGGCGAAGTCCGCGTCACCTACCGCATCAGGCCCGAAAAGATCGGCACGATGGGGTGA
- the bchE gene encoding magnesium-protoporphyrin IX monomethyl ester anaerobic oxidative cyclase, with product MKFVLVNPPHTAIGSRVPDDHLPPLGLLAIGGPLLDAGHGVRLVDAEFGPMSLMQIVRSALADGPDCILIGHSGSTSAHPTAVRIAEMLKAEAPSIVIIYGGVFPTYHWREVLAETAAFDIVVRGEGERTMVALASSMADASPLHLVEGIAYRDGRGSPVATKPARTIARLDDYRVGWELIDHSRYSYWGGKRAVVMQFSRGCPHLCNYCGQRGFWTRWRHRDPALFAKEIARLHREHGVELVNLADENPTSSRKAWRAFLEAMIAEDVPVLIVGSTRADDIVRDADILHLYRKAGVIRWLLGMENTDEATLKLVKKGGSVASDREAIRLLRRHGILSMATWVAGFEEEGPADLWRGFRQLLAYDPDQIQALYVTPHRWTPFFRIAKNRIVIQADTRKWDYKHQVLEMKRLRPWMLFFAVKLIEVAVQARPSALWRILFHPDPEQRHSMRWYTKMGRRVWFREIWQFLFEDRHIVNGPSLAAFWGAPQDAEEESMAVGRRVAIFPEAMPANNDNANAA from the coding sequence ATGAAATTCGTGCTTGTCAATCCGCCGCATACCGCCATCGGCAGTCGCGTGCCGGACGATCACCTGCCGCCGCTCGGGCTTCTGGCCATTGGCGGACCGTTGCTCGATGCGGGACATGGCGTGCGTCTGGTCGACGCCGAATTCGGACCCATGTCGCTGATGCAGATCGTGCGTTCCGCCCTCGCCGACGGACCGGATTGCATTCTGATCGGCCATTCCGGCTCGACCTCAGCGCATCCGACCGCCGTCAGAATAGCCGAGATGCTGAAGGCGGAGGCTCCTTCCATCGTCATCATCTACGGCGGCGTGTTCCCGACCTACCACTGGCGCGAGGTGCTCGCGGAAACGGCCGCCTTCGATATCGTCGTGCGCGGCGAGGGGGAGAGGACGATGGTCGCACTCGCCTCGTCGATGGCGGATGCTTCGCCGCTGCATCTGGTCGAGGGCATTGCCTACCGCGACGGTCGCGGCAGCCCGGTGGCGACAAAGCCGGCCCGCACCATCGCAAGGCTGGACGACTATCGCGTCGGCTGGGAACTGATCGACCATAGCCGCTACAGCTACTGGGGCGGCAAGCGCGCGGTGGTCATGCAGTTTTCGCGCGGCTGCCCGCATCTCTGCAATTATTGCGGCCAGCGCGGCTTCTGGACCCGCTGGCGGCATCGCGATCCGGCGCTCTTCGCGAAGGAGATCGCCCGGCTGCACCGGGAGCACGGCGTCGAACTGGTCAATCTCGCCGACGAGAACCCCACATCGTCAAGGAAGGCATGGCGCGCCTTTCTGGAGGCGATGATCGCCGAGGACGTGCCGGTGCTGATCGTGGGCTCGACACGGGCCGACGACATCGTGCGCGATGCCGACATCCTGCATCTCTATCGCAAGGCCGGCGTCATCCGCTGGCTGCTCGGCATGGAAAACACCGACGAGGCGACGCTGAAACTCGTGAAGAAGGGCGGCAGCGTCGCATCCGACCGCGAGGCGATCCGGCTCCTGCGTCGCCATGGCATCCTGTCCATGGCGACCTGGGTGGCCGGCTTCGAGGAGGAGGGCCCGGCTGATCTCTGGCGCGGCTTCCGGCAACTGCTCGCCTACGATCCGGATCAGATCCAGGCGCTTTACGTCACGCCGCACCGCTGGACCCCGTTCTTCCGCATTGCGAAGAACCGCATCGTCATCCAGGCCGACACGCGCAAATGGGACTACAAGCATCAGGTCCTCGAGATGAAGCGCCTCAGGCCGTGGATGCTGTTCTTCGCCGTCAAGCTGATAGAGGTGGCCGTGCAGGCGCGTCCCAGCGCGCTTTGGCGCATCCTCTTCCACCCCGACCCGGAGCAGCGGCATTCCATGCGCTGGTACACGAAGATGGGCCGCCGCGTCTGGTTCCGCGAAATATGGCAGTTCCTGTTCGAGGACCGGCACATCGTGAACGGGCCAAGCCTCGCGGCGTTCTGGGGCGCGCCGCAGGACGCAGAGGAAGAGTCGATGGCGGTCGGCCGTCGCGTCGCGATATTTCCGGAAGCAATGCCGGCAAACAATGACAACGCAAATGCCGCTTGA
- the yihA gene encoding ribosome biogenesis GTP-binding protein YihA/YsxC has protein sequence MEFLPPEGPPEIAFAGRSNVGKSSLINALVGQKGLARTSNTPGRTQELNYFVPDGFSGEAGDLPPIALVDMPGYGYAEAPKGQVDQWTKLIFDYLRGRVTLKRVYVLIDARHGIKKNDEEVLSLLDKAAVSYQIVLTKLDKIKPAGVAKLTEDTLAKIRKRPAAFPGIIVTSSEKDSGIAELREAIALAASGG, from the coding sequence ATGGAGTTTTTGCCGCCGGAAGGGCCGCCTGAGATCGCCTTCGCCGGCCGCTCCAATGTCGGCAAGTCGTCGCTTATCAACGCGCTGGTGGGCCAGAAAGGACTGGCGCGCACGTCCAACACGCCGGGCCGCACGCAGGAGCTGAACTATTTCGTGCCCGACGGCTTTTCGGGCGAGGCCGGCGACCTGCCGCCGATCGCCCTGGTCGACATGCCGGGCTACGGCTATGCCGAAGCGCCAAAAGGCCAGGTCGACCAATGGACGAAGCTGATCTTCGACTATCTGCGCGGCCGGGTCACGCTGAAGCGGGTCTATGTGCTGATCGACGCGCGCCATGGCATCAAGAAGAACGACGAAGAGGTCTTGTCGCTGCTCGACAAGGCGGCCGTCTCCTATCAGATCGTGCTGACCAAGCTGGACAAGATCAAGCCGGCCGGCGTGGCGAAGCTCACCGAGGACACGCTGGCGAAGATCAGGAAGAGACCCGCCGCGTTTCCCGGGATCATCGTCACCTCATCGGAGAAGGACAGCGGCATCGCCGAGCTGCGCGAGGCGATAGCGCTTGCAGCGAGCGGTGGTTGA
- a CDS encoding IS3 family transposase (programmed frameshift), whose product MQRRKFSREFKLEAVRLVKDRGVAVAQAARDLDLHENVLRKWVREFAADRQHAFPGHGQMKPEQQEIDRLRKEVAKLKAERDIPKKGRSLLREGSDMRFAFIAKHRSIWPVAWLCSALDVSRSGFHAWLNRSPSARSRRDEVLIPRIDRSFKSSDRTYGARRVWHDVLAEGFSCGLHRVERLMRENGLRARPRRRGLPKDTGERASVSDNLLDRAFEASAPNQKWIADFTYIWTAEGWLYVAAVVDLFSRRVVGWAMKAEMTAQLVTDALIMAIWRRGKPDSLLHHSDQGSQYTSEQFQRLMADHGITCSMSRSGNVWDNAAMESFFSSLKTERTARKVYRKRDDARADVFDYIERFYNPRRRHSTLGYLSPVEFEEKAMLA is encoded by the exons ATGCAGAGAAGGAAGTTCAGCCGCGAGTTCAAACTTGAGGCGGTGAGGTTGGTGAAGGATCGAGGCGTTGCTGTTGCGCAGGCTGCCCGTGATCTGGATCTCCACGAGAACGTGCTGCGCAAGTGGGTCAGGGAGTTCGCTGCCGATCGACAGCATGCGTTTCCCGGCCATGGTCAGATGAAGCCAGAGCAGCAGGAGATCGACCGGCTGCGCAAGGAAGTGGCGAAGCTGAAGGCGGAACGCGACATCC CTAAAAAAGGCCGCAGCCTACTTCGCGAGGGAAGCGATATGAGATTCGCCTTCATCGCGAAGCACCGTTCGATCTGGCCGGTGGCATGGCTGTGCAGTGCGCTGGACGTCTCCCGCTCGGGCTTCCATGCCTGGCTCAACCGCAGCCCCAGCGCCCGGTCGCGGCGCGACGAGGTGCTCATTCCCCGGATCGACCGCAGCTTCAAGAGCAGCGACCGAACCTATGGCGCCCGTCGTGTCTGGCATGACGTGCTGGCCGAAGGCTTCTCCTGCGGCCTTCATCGTGTCGAAAGGCTCATGCGGGAGAACGGGCTGCGTGCTCGGCCCCGACGCCGTGGATTGCCGAAGGATACGGGCGAGCGAGCCTCCGTGTCGGACAACCTGCTTGACCGCGCATTCGAGGCATCGGCGCCGAACCAGAAGTGGATCGCCGACTTCACCTACATCTGGACCGCCGAGGGATGGCTCTACGTTGCCGCCGTCGTCGACCTGTTCTCCCGCCGTGTCGTGGGTTGGGCGATGAAGGCAGAGATGACGGCCCAGCTCGTGACCGACGCCCTCATCATGGCGATCTGGCGCCGAGGCAAACCCGACAGCCTGCTCCATCACTCGGACCAGGGATCGCAATATACAAGCGAGCAGTTCCAGCGCCTGATGGCCGACCATGGCATCACCTGTTCGATGAGCCGGTCGGGCAACGTCTGGGACAATGCCGCGATGGAGAGCTTCTTCTCGTCGCTGAAAACCGAGCGGACAGCCCGCAAGGTCTACAGGAAAAGGGACGACGCAAGGGCAGATGTGTTCGATTACATCGAGCGCTTCTACAACCCCCGACGGAGGCACTCGACACTGGGCTACCTGAGTCCTGTCGAGTTCGAGGAGAAAGCTATGTTAGCTTAA
- a CDS encoding IS1595 family transposase, with product MAQHFLLSAESRTLSLKEIYRSGEEKAYDTFKRLRWSETKGEPVCPKCGCLDHYDIPTRRKFKCAACHAQFSVTSGTMFASRKLSFTDLLAAICLFVNGSKGMSAVQFSRDLDVQYKTAFVLAHKLREALAAETVTEMLDGEVEIDGAYFGGHVRPENHIEDRKDRRRSENRSERRRVVVALRQRSGRTLSFVRMSEADGVEIARARMIAGAKLFADEATHWDALEMQFDSTRINHSLSYSDGHGKHTNWVENYFSRLRRMVRGQHHFVSHKYLYQYANHAAWLEDHRRRSNGGNAMALLGGSLNHPVSRIWAGYWQRSIAG from the coding sequence ATGGCGCAACACTTCCTTCTCTCGGCTGAATCGCGGACTCTTTCGCTGAAGGAGATTTATCGCAGTGGCGAGGAAAAGGCTTACGACACGTTTAAGCGGCTCCGCTGGTCGGAGACGAAAGGCGAGCCTGTTTGCCCGAAGTGCGGGTGCCTCGACCACTATGACATTCCGACCCGCCGCAAGTTCAAGTGCGCGGCCTGCCATGCCCAATTCAGCGTTACGAGCGGCACGATGTTCGCTTCGCGCAAACTGTCTTTCACGGACTTGCTGGCCGCGATCTGTCTGTTCGTAAACGGCTCCAAGGGCATGTCGGCAGTCCAATTCTCCCGCGATCTGGACGTGCAATACAAGACGGCTTTCGTTCTGGCGCACAAGCTGCGTGAGGCGCTTGCGGCTGAAACCGTGACGGAAATGCTGGACGGCGAAGTCGAGATCGACGGTGCCTATTTCGGCGGTCATGTCCGTCCTGAAAACCACATAGAGGACCGTAAGGACCGCCGCCGTAGCGAGAACCGTTCCGAGCGCCGCCGTGTTGTCGTGGCGCTTCGCCAGCGCTCGGGCCGCACTCTGTCATTCGTTCGCATGAGCGAGGCTGATGGCGTTGAGATCGCCCGCGCCCGCATGATCGCCGGAGCCAAACTATTTGCCGATGAGGCAACGCATTGGGACGCGCTGGAAATGCAGTTCGACTCCACCCGCATCAACCACAGCCTTTCCTACAGCGACGGTCACGGCAAGCATACGAATTGGGTGGAAAACTATTTCAGCCGCCTTCGCCGCATGGTTCGTGGGCAGCATCATTTCGTTTCGCACAAGTACCTGTATCAGTACGCCAATCACGCTGCTTGGCTGGAAGATCACCGCCGCCGTTCCAATGGCGGGAATGCGATGGCACTGCTCGGTGGCTCACTCAACCATCCTGTGAGCCGTATATGGGCAGGGTACTGGCAGCGATCGATTGCCGGTTAG
- a CDS encoding IS3 family transposase (programmed frameshift): MSKTTNKFSPEVRQRAVRLVLDHEPEHPSRWAAVSSVAAKIGCTAQTLNEWVKKFEVDAGKRAGVPTDMAAKLKALERENRELRQANEILRKASAYFCPGGARPPFQTMIAFIDDHREVHGVEPICKVLPIAPSTYRNHVAKRVDPEKLSARAKRDMALRPEIERVFAENFEVYGARKVWRQMLREGFTVARCTVERLMAGLGLHGVIRGKAIRTTVQDKAAPCPRDHVNRVFHAPAPNRLWLSDFTYVSTWSGFVYVAFVIDAYARRIVGWRVSRTAHAGFVLDALEQALHERRPIHRGGLVHHSDRGSQYVSIRYTERLAEAGIEPSVGSVGDSYDNALAETINGLYKAEVIHRRGPWRSFEAVEFATLTWVDWFNNRRLLEPIGNVPPAEAEERYYAMLEEPAMAA; the protein is encoded by the exons ATGAGCAAGACGACGAACAAGTTTTCCCCCGAAGTGCGCCAGCGAGCCGTGCGGCTGGTTCTTGATCACGAGCCCGAGCATCCGTCGCGCTGGGCGGCGGTATCATCGGTGGCGGCCAAGATCGGCTGCACGGCGCAAACTCTGAATGAGTGGGTGAAGAAGTTCGAGGTTGATGCCGGCAAGCGGGCCGGTGTGCCGACGGACATGGCAGCGAAGCTGAAGGCTCTGGAGCGGGAGAACCGTGAGCTTCGACAGGCCAACGAGATCCTGCGCAAGGCGAGCGCTTATT TTTGCCCAGGCGGAGCTCGACCGCCCTTTCAAACGATGATTGCGTTCATTGACGATCACCGCGAGGTTCACGGGGTCGAGCCGATCTGCAAGGTGCTGCCGATCGCCCCGTCGACCTACCGCAACCATGTCGCCAAGCGGGTCGATCCCGAGAAGCTCTCGGCGCGGGCGAAGCGGGACATGGCCTTAAGGCCGGAGATCGAGCGCGTCTTCGCCGAGAACTTTGAGGTCTATGGCGCGCGCAAGGTCTGGCGGCAGATGCTGCGCGAAGGTTTTACCGTCGCGCGCTGCACCGTCGAACGTCTGATGGCCGGCCTGGGCCTTCACGGCGTCATCCGCGGCAAGGCCATCCGGACTACGGTGCAGGACAAGGCGGCGCCATGTCCGCGCGACCATGTGAACCGGGTCTTCCATGCTCCGGCGCCGAACCGCCTCTGGCTGTCGGACTTCACCTATGTCAGCACCTGGTCGGGTTTCGTCTACGTGGCCTTCGTCATCGATGCCTATGCCCGCCGGATCGTCGGCTGGCGGGTGAGCAGGACCGCCCATGCGGGCTTCGTCCTCGATGCTCTCGAACAGGCTCTGCACGAACGGCGGCCCATCCATCGCGGCGGTCTGGTGCACCATTCCGATAGGGGCTCTCAATATGTCAGCATCCGCTACACCGAGCGCCTGGCCGAAGCCGGCATCGAGCCCTCCGTGGGCAGCGTTGGAGATTCCTACGACAACGCTCTCGCAGAGACGATCAACGGGCTATACAAGGCCGAGGTCATCCATCGACGCGGACCGTGGCGAAGCTTCGAGGCCGTCGAGTTTGCCACGCTGACGTGGGTCGACTGGTTCAACAATCGCCGGCTGCTGGAGCCCATCGGCAACGTCCCGCCGGCTGAAGCCGAGGAGCGCTACTACGCCATGCTGGAAGAACCAGCCATGGCAGCGTGA
- a CDS encoding DUF6471 domain-containing protein yields MAAKNDPQTIEFENRAKNLLKAELKRKGMTYALLAERLAAMDIHETERNLNNKISRGGFSAAFLLQCLEAIGANDLRLT; encoded by the coding sequence GTGGCAGCGAAGAATGACCCTCAAACCATTGAGTTTGAAAACCGTGCGAAGAATCTTCTCAAAGCGGAATTGAAGCGCAAAGGCATGACCTATGCGCTGTTAGCGGAAAGATTGGCCGCTATGGACATTCATGAGACAGAACGTAATCTGAACAACAAGATCAGCCGAGGGGGATTCAGTGCGGCGTTCTTGCTTCAATGCCTAGAGGCCATTGGCGCTAACGACTTGAGACTCACTTAA
- a CDS encoding adenosine kinase, with amino-acid sequence MSDYDVLCIGNAIVDIIAQCDDDFLVENGIIKGAMNLIDADRAELLYSRMGPAIEASGGSAGNTAAGVASFGGRAAYFGKISNDHLGGIYTHDIRAQGVAFDTKPLTGEPPTARSMIFVTPDGERSMNTYLGACVELGPEDVETEKAKGAKVTYFEGYLWDPPRAKEAIRLTAEHAHAAGREVSMTLSDSFCVDRYRDEFLDLMRSGTVDIVFANESELKALYQTSSFEAGLEAIRRDCKLAAVTRSELGSIIVSAAGTVPVDAIEIEKLVDTTGAGDLYAAGFLFGYTAGRSLADCGKLGSLAAGLVIQQIGPRPRTNLRAAAQEAGLL; translated from the coding sequence ATGAGTGACTACGATGTGCTGTGCATCGGCAATGCGATCGTCGACATCATCGCGCAGTGCGACGACGACTTCCTGGTCGAGAACGGCATCATCAAGGGAGCGATGAACCTTATCGACGCCGACCGTGCCGAACTCCTCTACAGCCGCATGGGTCCCGCCATCGAGGCGTCGGGCGGCAGCGCCGGCAACACGGCCGCAGGCGTGGCGAGTTTCGGCGGCCGCGCTGCCTATTTCGGCAAGATCTCGAACGACCATCTGGGCGGCATCTACACGCACGACATACGCGCGCAGGGCGTCGCCTTCGATACGAAACCGCTGACCGGTGAGCCGCCTACGGCGCGCTCGATGATCTTCGTCACCCCGGATGGCGAGCGTTCGATGAACACCTATCTCGGCGCATGTGTCGAACTTGGCCCGGAGGATGTCGAGACGGAGAAGGCGAAGGGCGCCAAGGTCACCTATTTCGAAGGCTACCTCTGGGACCCGCCGCGCGCCAAGGAGGCGATCCGCCTGACGGCCGAGCACGCCCATGCCGCCGGGCGTGAGGTCTCCATGACGCTTTCGGATTCCTTCTGTGTCGACCGCTACCGCGACGAATTCCTCGATCTCATGCGGTCCGGCACCGTCGATATCGTCTTCGCCAATGAAAGCGAGTTGAAGGCGCTATACCAGACCTCCTCCTTCGAGGCGGGGCTGGAAGCGATCCGCCGGGACTGCAAGCTCGCCGCCGTGACGCGTTCCGAACTTGGTTCGATAATCGTCTCCGCCGCCGGAACCGTGCCTGTCGATGCAATCGAGATCGAAAAGCTGGTCGACACGACGGGAGCAGGCGATCTCTACGCGGCTGGGTTCCTGTTCGGCTACACGGCCGGCCGCTCGCTCGCCGATTGTGGCAAGCTCGGCTCGCTGGCGGCAGGCCTCGTCATCCAGCAGATAGGCCCCCGCCCGCGTACGAATCTTCGGGCGGCCGCGCAGGAAGCGGGTCTTCTGTAG
- the yidC gene encoding membrane protein insertase YidC: MQNNRNFFITIVLSVLILTLWQVFYMNPRIEKEREQARIEAERVEQQNPGQQAPGQTTTTPAAPGTTVPGTDGATVESRQQALAGSQRIAIDTPSISGSINLKGARIDDVKLKAYRLTVEKDSPNIELLNPSSLPNGFYAEIGYVGGADSGAVPGPDTVWTVEGTPTLTPATPVVLTYTNDKGVTFNRQISVDQNYMFTVTDTVTNGSGGPVSLNNYGRVTRFDKPTHASIYVLHEGLIGVTGEEGLQEIKYATIEDDKAVVPGKSTDGWLGITDKYWALALVPSGKQPFQPRFSYLEDGRTRYQSDFLTDTITVAPGASDTIETLVFAGAKEVAKVQAYESDRQIRQFDLLIDWGWFYFITKPMFHLIDWFYKLLGNFGLAILATTVAVKLVFFPLANKSYKSMANMKMVQPKLLEIREKYADDKMKQQQAMMELYKTEKINPIAGCWPVLLQIPVFFALYKVLYVTIEMRHAPFFGWIQDLAAPDPTSIFNLFGLLPFMVPQYLHIGVWPLIMGVTMFLQMRMNPTPPDPTQAMIFNWMPVIFTFMLASFPAGLVIYWAWNNTLSIIQQGVIMKRQGAKIELWDNLAGLFKRKPKPAE; this comes from the coding sequence ATGCAAAACAACCGCAACTTCTTCATCACCATCGTTCTTTCGGTGCTGATCCTGACCTTGTGGCAGGTTTTCTACATGAATCCGCGCATCGAGAAGGAGCGCGAGCAGGCCCGCATCGAAGCCGAGCGTGTCGAGCAGCAGAATCCCGGCCAGCAGGCCCCGGGCCAGACCACCACGACGCCGGCCGCACCCGGCACGACCGTGCCCGGCACCGACGGCGCCACGGTCGAAAGCCGCCAGCAGGCTCTTGCCGGCTCGCAGCGCATCGCCATCGACACGCCGAGCATTTCCGGCTCCATCAACCTCAAGGGCGCGCGCATCGACGATGTGAAGCTCAAGGCCTACCGCCTGACGGTCGAGAAGGATTCGCCGAACATCGAGCTGCTCAATCCCTCGTCGCTGCCCAACGGCTTCTACGCCGAGATCGGCTATGTGGGCGGCGCCGACAGCGGCGCGGTTCCGGGTCCCGACACGGTCTGGACGGTCGAGGGCACGCCGACGCTGACGCCCGCCACGCCGGTGGTGCTCACCTACACCAACGACAAGGGCGTTACCTTCAATCGCCAGATCTCGGTTGACCAGAACTACATGTTCACGGTCACCGACACGGTCACCAACGGCAGCGGCGGGCCGGTGTCGCTCAACAACTACGGGCGCGTCACGCGTTTCGACAAGCCGACCCACGCATCCATCTACGTGCTGCATGAAGGCCTGATCGGCGTCACTGGCGAGGAAGGCCTGCAGGAGATCAAGTACGCGACGATCGAGGACGACAAGGCTGTCGTGCCGGGCAAGTCCACGGATGGCTGGCTGGGCATCACCGACAAATACTGGGCGCTGGCGCTGGTGCCTTCCGGCAAGCAGCCCTTCCAGCCGCGCTTCAGCTATCTTGAGGACGGCCGCACCCGCTATCAGTCCGACTTCCTCACCGACACGATCACCGTCGCGCCCGGCGCGTCCGACACGATCGAGACGCTGGTCTTCGCCGGAGCCAAGGAAGTGGCCAAGGTGCAGGCCTATGAGTCCGACCGGCAGATCCGGCAGTTCGACCTGCTGATCGACTGGGGCTGGTTCTATTTCATCACCAAGCCGATGTTCCACCTCATCGACTGGTTCTACAAACTGCTCGGCAATTTCGGCCTCGCCATTCTGGCCACCACCGTGGCCGTAAAGCTCGTTTTCTTCCCGCTTGCCAACAAATCCTACAAGTCCATGGCAAACATGAAGATGGTGCAGCCCAAGCTTCTGGAAATCCGCGAAAAATACGCGGACGACAAGATGAAGCAGCAGCAGGCGATGATGGAGCTCTACAAGACCGAGAAGATCAATCCGATTGCCGGCTGCTGGCCGGTGCTGCTGCAGATCCCGGTCTTCTTCGCGCTCTACAAGGTGCTCTACGTCACCATCGAGATGCGGCACGCGCCGTTCTTCGGCTGGATCCAGGATCTGGCCGCGCCGGACCCGACCTCGATCTTCAACCTGTTCGGCCTGCTGCCCTTCATGGTGCCGCAATACCTGCATATCGGCGTATGGCCGCTGATCATGGGCGTCACCATGTTCCTGCAGATGCGCATGAACCCGACGCCGCCCGATCCGACACAGGCGATGATCTTCAACTGGATGCCGGTGATCTTCACCTTCATGCTGGCCTCGTTTCCGGCCGGTCTCGTCATCTACTGGGCGTGGAACAACACGCTCTCGATCATCCAGCAGGGTGTCATCATGAAGCGTCAGGGCGCCAAGATCGAGCTCTGGGACAATCTCGCCGGCCTGTTCAAGCGAAAGCCCAAACCGGCCGAGTAG
- a CDS encoding DUF4160 domain-containing protein has product MPAVFRYNGFKFHFYSNEGDPREPPHIHVLRDGIDAKFWLRPEVVVAYNDGFNARTLRELTAIIENRREEIEQAWHEFFG; this is encoded by the coding sequence ATGCCGGCCGTCTTCCGATACAACGGCTTCAAGTTCCATTTCTACTCGAATGAGGGAGATCCGAGGGAACCGCCCCACATCCATGTACTCAGGGACGGCATAGACGCCAAGTTTTGGCTACGTCCGGAAGTCGTGGTAGCTTACAATGACGGCTTCAATGCCAGAACGCTTCGCGAATTGACCGCGATTATCGAGAACCGCCGCGAAGAGATCGAGCAGGCATGGCATGAGTTCTTTGGTTAA
- a CDS encoding DUF2442 domain-containing protein: MSSLVKATKVSFDDDSMWVELSDGRTLGVPLAWFPRLLRASRAEREAVSISGRGLHWDALDEDISIAGLLAGHGDQTRPPVPAAAE, translated from the coding sequence ATGAGTTCTTTGGTTAAGGCGACGAAAGTGTCTTTCGATGACGACAGCATGTGGGTCGAGCTTTCGGACGGCCGAACGCTCGGTGTGCCGCTGGCATGGTTCCCGCGTCTGCTGCGGGCTTCGAGAGCCGAGCGGGAAGCCGTTTCCATCAGTGGTCGCGGTCTCCATTGGGACGCTCTGGATGAAGATATCTCCATAGCAGGACTGCTCGCCGGGCATGGCGACCAGACGCGCCCGCCGGTACCCGCCGCCGCTGAGTAG
- the argB gene encoding acetylglutamate kinase, which translates to MTDIPQSAEAQAALLSRALPYMQRYENKTVVVKYGGHAMGDNALGKAFARDIALLKQSGVNPIVVHGGGPQIGAMLNKMGIESKFEGGLRVTDQKTVEIVEMVLAGSINKEIVALINAEGEWAIGLCGKDGNMVFAEKAKKTMIDPDSNIEKVLDLGFVGEPVEVDRTLLDLLARSEMIPVLAPVAPGRDGHTYNINADTFAGAIAGALSATRLLFLTDVPGVLDKDKNLIDELTVSQAKKLIKDGTISGGMIPKVETCIEAIERGVEGVVILNGKTPHSVLLELFTEHGAGTLIVP; encoded by the coding sequence ATGACGGACATCCCCCAATCCGCCGAAGCGCAGGCCGCCCTGCTGTCGCGCGCGCTGCCCTACATGCAGCGCTACGAAAACAAGACGGTGGTGGTGAAATATGGCGGCCACGCCATGGGCGACAACGCGCTGGGCAAGGCGTTCGCGCGCGACATCGCGCTCCTGAAGCAGTCCGGGGTCAATCCGATCGTCGTGCATGGCGGCGGCCCGCAGATCGGCGCGATGCTCAATAAGATGGGCATCGAATCGAAGTTCGAGGGCGGACTGCGCGTCACCGACCAGAAGACGGTCGAGATCGTCGAGATGGTGCTGGCCGGCTCCATCAACAAGGAGATCGTCGCGCTTATCAATGCCGAGGGCGAGTGGGCGATCGGCCTGTGTGGCAAGGACGGCAACATGGTTTTTGCCGAAAAGGCCAAGAAGACCATGATCGACCCGGATTCCAACATCGAGAAGGTGCTGGATCTCGGCTTCGTCGGCGAGCCGGTGGAGGTCGACCGCACGCTGCTCGATCTTCTGGCGCGCTCGGAGATGATCCCGGTCCTCGCGCCCGTTGCGCCCGGCCGCGACGGCCACACCTACAACATCAACGCCGACACTTTTGCGGGTGCCATCGCTGGCGCGCTCAGCGCCACGCGCCTGCTGTTCCTGACCGACGTGCCGGGTGTGCTCGACAAGGACAAGAACCTCATCGATGAGCTGACCGTCAGCCAGGCGAAGAAGCTGATCAAGGACGGCACCATCTCGGGCGGCATGATCCCCAAGGTCGAGACCTGCATCGAGGCGATCGAGCGCGGTGTCGAGGGCGTCGTCATCCTCAACGGCAAGACGCCCCATTCGGTGCTCTTGGAACTGTTCACGGAGCACGGCGCCGGCACGCTCATCGTGCCGTGA